One genomic segment of Candidatus Poribacteria bacterium includes these proteins:
- a CDS encoding phytanoyl-CoA dioxygenase family protein, whose translation MQLTTEQLATWERDGIIVVPNVFSPEIIAPALEDIERNAYDGLTYTEYQAKWGPQPDALKSAYQKNSDMQRLAGPFGKAVHFPTGLEAVDKLIENEAYLAIAKQLLDTEEIRLGYGQIFFREGLTDSRHSEHPWQGYHIDNATNSPLPPHPDWQRYGYVLTAIFVHDIELDGAPMLVCPGSQNQLDKIWAKYPGRAGGMGIPDLREFKGELADPVPLTAKAGSVSFRSSYLVHAAQPFENKRRQRGWMGFHFHRADNDDWCKTTRPVPGWGSPNYMKFVAQTTPAVRRVLGWPDLGDAYYTSEALARLEQAYPGIDLEPYR comes from the coding sequence ATGCAACTGACAACGGAACAGCTGGCAACATGGGAACGAGATGGAATAATCGTGGTGCCCAACGTATTTTCACCGGAAATAATTGCGCCCGCGTTAGAAGATATTGAACGGAATGCTTATGATGGATTAACTTACACCGAATATCAAGCGAAGTGGGGTCCGCAGCCAGACGCACTGAAAAGTGCATATCAAAAGAACAGTGATATGCAACGACTTGCGGGGCCTTTTGGAAAGGCAGTGCATTTCCCGACGGGCTTGGAAGCCGTGGATAAACTGATTGAAAACGAAGCATATTTAGCGATTGCAAAGCAGCTGTTAGATACCGAAGAAATTCGGCTCGGTTATGGGCAGATCTTCTTTCGCGAAGGTCTCACCGATAGTCGTCATAGTGAACATCCGTGGCAGGGTTACCACATTGACAATGCGACGAACTCACCCTTGCCACCACACCCTGATTGGCAACGCTACGGATATGTTCTGACCGCTATCTTTGTACACGATATTGAATTAGATGGCGCGCCGATGCTTGTCTGTCCGGGTTCACAAAACCAGTTGGATAAAATATGGGCGAAGTATCCGGGCAGAGCGGGCGGAATGGGTATTCCTGATCTGCGTGAGTTTAAAGGAGAACTCGCGGATCCGGTTCCGCTTACGGCGAAAGCGGGGAGTGTGTCGTTCCGCTCAAGTTACTTGGTTCACGCGGCACAACCGTTTGAGAATAAGCGTAGACAGCGTGGGTGGATGGGGTTCCACTTCCACCGTGCCGACAATGACGATTGGTGTAAAACAACGCGCCCAGTGCCCGGTTGGGGCAGCCCAAACTACATGAAATTTGTCGCGCAAACGACACCTGCTGTGCGACGTGTTTTAGGGTGGCCCGACCTTGGCGATGCCTACTATACGTCGGAAGCTCTTGCCCGTCTTGAACAGGCATATCCGGGGATTGATCTGGAGCCTTATCGGTAA